A genomic window from Quercus lobata isolate SW786 chromosome 10, ValleyOak3.0 Primary Assembly, whole genome shotgun sequence includes:
- the LOC115963883 gene encoding uncharacterized protein LOC115963883 isoform X3 yields MMGTSEPDDCSFVWDENSQLYFHASGFYHDPVAGWYYSGRDGLYYKFENGNYVLMESEKSGEGEIDQNKETGYDNPSQDETFRCGSNENCHAFQGDECEVYQCIETTPDENRLGDTECSNSSEPENPPPPSEWLEDTLIELYLSGYSKPVVTDSDHVMMPLETDDALPAEGTSDAYELEGEWCPENHCDVTNSSGNVLDEGASWDEENWRAQYGQVIKSGEEPMPEFEVVDLWDWEKVTGTRKDGKGEVVRLVGRLVRRSAKCHPSMPSGGGLLKTAPICEVHLDLVRVTSGQVYKLRTPNARYLASLSTYDSSNPTKDWGFPELLVDSHSLPFSKSSGNHVSKTADGVSTSKDLSTSPDNLSAFGQQRIHVYRDRAAERRTLHGGFGVGPGQKNSKFDEDEQSSSYASANTEEAAAEALNLSFGAGSYARKLLKGMGWKEGEGLGSTTKGMVEPIQAVGNVGNAGLGWPQGIAKHH; encoded by the exons ATGATGGGTACCTCTGAACCAGACGATTGCTCCTTTGTTTGGGACGAGAATTCTCAGCTCTATTTCCATGCCAG TGGATTTTACCATGACCCAGTTGCTGGATGGTACTATAGTGGTAGAGATGGGCTTTATTACAAGTTTGAGAATGGAAATTATGTGCTTATGGAGTCTGAAAAG AGTGGTGAAGGTGAAATTGATCAGAACAAAGAAACTGGTTATGATAATCCCAGTCAGGATGAAACATTTAGATGTGGCAGCAATGAAAATTGCCATGCATTCCAGGGAGATGAATGTGAAGTTTACCAGTGTATAGAGACTACTCCTGATGAAAACAGGCTAG GCGACACAGAGTGCTCCAACAGTAGTGAACCTGAAAATCCACCTCCTCCATCGGAATG GTTAGAagatacacttattgaactttatTTGTCTGGTTATTCCAAGCCAGTAGTTACTGATTCTGATCATGTGATGATGCCCTTGGAAACAGATGATGCACTGCCCGCTGAAG GGACCAGTGATGCTTATGAGCTGGAAGGAGAATGGTGTCCAGAGAACCATTGTGATGTAACTAATTCAAGTGGAAATGTCTTAGATGAAG GTGCGTCATGGGATGAAGAAAACTGGCGAGCACAGTATGGTCAAGTCATTAAATCTGGGGAAGAGCCAATGCCAGAATTTGAAGTTGTGGATTTATGGGACTGGGAAAAGGTTACAGGGACCAGAAAGGATGGAAAAGGTGAGGTGGTGAGGCTGGTTGGAAGATTAGTGAGAAGGTCTGCCAAGTGTCATCCGTCCATGCCTTCGGGTGGTGGTCTCCTAAAAACTGCCCCAATATGTGAAGTACATCTTGATCTGGTACGAGTCACGTCAG GTCAAGTTTATAAGTTGCGGACACCAAATGCAAGATACCTAGCTTCATTGTCAACTTATGATTCTTCCAACCCAACAAAAGATTGGGGATTCCCTGAATTATTAGTAGATAGTCACTCTCTCCCATTCTCTAAATCTAGTGGAAACCATGTATCAAAAACTGCAGATGGAGTATCCACCAGCAAAGATTTGTCTACATCACCAGATAATCTTTCCGCATTTGGACAG CAGAGAATCCATGTGTATAGGGACAGAGCTGCCGAGAGAAGAACCTTGCATGGGGGTTTTGGAGTGGGCCCTGGACAAAAGAATTCAAAGTTTGatgaagatgaacagtcatcaTCATATGCTTCTGCCAATACAGAAGAAGCTGCAGCCGAGGCCTTGAACTTGTCGTTTGGAGCTGGTAGTTATGCCAGAAAACTTCTGAAAGGCATGGGCTGGAAGGAG GGGGAGGGACTTGGCAGCACTACAAAGGGGATGGTGGAACCAATACAGGCAGTTGGAAACGTTGGTAATGCTGGATTGGGGTGGCCTCAGGGAATAGCAAAGCACCATTGA
- the LOC115963883 gene encoding uncharacterized protein LOC115963883 isoform X4, with the protein MMGTSEPDDCSFVWDENSQLYFHASSGFYHDPVAGWYYSGRDGLYYKFENGNYVLMESEKSGEGEIDQNKETGYDNPSQDETFRCGSNENCHAFQGDECEVYQCIETTPDENRLGDTECSNSSEPENPPPPSEWLEDTLIELYLSGYSKPVVTDSDHVMMPLETDDALPAEGTSDAYELEGEWCPENHCDVTNSSGNVLDEGASWDEENWRAQYGQVIKSGEEPMPEFEVVDLWDWEKVTGTRKDGKGEVVRLVGRLVRRSAKCHPSMPSGGGLLKTAPICEVHLDLRIHVYRDRAAERRTLHGGFGVGPGQKNSKFDEDEQSSSYASANTEEAAAEALNLSFGAGSYARKLLKGMGWKEGEGLGSTTKGMVEPIQAVGNVGNAGLGWPQGIAKHH; encoded by the exons ATGATGGGTACCTCTGAACCAGACGATTGCTCCTTTGTTTGGGACGAGAATTCTCAGCTCTATTTCCATGCCAG TAGTGGATTTTACCATGACCCAGTTGCTGGATGGTACTATAGTGGTAGAGATGGGCTTTATTACAAGTTTGAGAATGGAAATTATGTGCTTATGGAGTCTGAAAAG AGTGGTGAAGGTGAAATTGATCAGAACAAAGAAACTGGTTATGATAATCCCAGTCAGGATGAAACATTTAGATGTGGCAGCAATGAAAATTGCCATGCATTCCAGGGAGATGAATGTGAAGTTTACCAGTGTATAGAGACTACTCCTGATGAAAACAGGCTAG GCGACACAGAGTGCTCCAACAGTAGTGAACCTGAAAATCCACCTCCTCCATCGGAATG GTTAGAagatacacttattgaactttatTTGTCTGGTTATTCCAAGCCAGTAGTTACTGATTCTGATCATGTGATGATGCCCTTGGAAACAGATGATGCACTGCCCGCTGAAG GGACCAGTGATGCTTATGAGCTGGAAGGAGAATGGTGTCCAGAGAACCATTGTGATGTAACTAATTCAAGTGGAAATGTCTTAGATGAAG GTGCGTCATGGGATGAAGAAAACTGGCGAGCACAGTATGGTCAAGTCATTAAATCTGGGGAAGAGCCAATGCCAGAATTTGAAGTTGTGGATTTATGGGACTGGGAAAAGGTTACAGGGACCAGAAAGGATGGAAAAGGTGAGGTGGTGAGGCTGGTTGGAAGATTAGTGAGAAGGTCTGCCAAGTGTCATCCGTCCATGCCTTCGGGTGGTGGTCTCCTAAAAACTGCCCCAATATGTGAAGTACATCTTGATCTG AGAATCCATGTGTATAGGGACAGAGCTGCCGAGAGAAGAACCTTGCATGGGGGTTTTGGAGTGGGCCCTGGACAAAAGAATTCAAAGTTTGatgaagatgaacagtcatcaTCATATGCTTCTGCCAATACAGAAGAAGCTGCAGCCGAGGCCTTGAACTTGTCGTTTGGAGCTGGTAGTTATGCCAGAAAACTTCTGAAAGGCATGGGCTGGAAGGAG GGGGAGGGACTTGGCAGCACTACAAAGGGGATGGTGGAACCAATACAGGCAGTTGGAAACGTTGGTAATGCTGGATTGGGGTGGCCTCAGGGAATAGCAAAGCACCATTGA
- the LOC115963885 gene encoding FKBP12-interacting protein of 37 kDa-like — MASHTHLDDDDEFGGDFPGTHNARRSGNKRNFGDLEDDEDDIFGSKKGKPKVEETAPGVATGMILSLRESLQTCKDNLATCQEELEAAKSEIQMWHSSFQNESFIPTGTSPEPKLVIDYLQMLKSSEESLREQLEKAKKKEAAFIVTFAKREQEISELKSAVRELKAQLKPPSMQARRLLLDPAIHEEFTRLKNLVEEKEKELKEKQDTISALSFTPQSKMGKMLMAKCRTLQEENEEIGNLASEGKMHELAMQLALQKSQNAELRSQFEGLHKHMEGLTNDVERSNEMALILQEKLEEKDQEIERLKNEAQQKSVIEEEKEEKTDPAPIQKERDEEMIDGETNN, encoded by the exons ATGGCTTCCCACACCCATCTCGACGAT GACGATGAATTCGGAGGCGATTTTCCTGGAACTCACAATGCCAGGCGTtcag gTAATAAGAGAAATTTTGGGGATCTTgaggatgatgaagatgatattTTTGGCTCAAAAAAG GGTAAGCCAAAAGTAGAAGAAACTGCTCCAGGTGTAGCAACTGGGATGATTTTGTCTCTTCGTGAGAG TCTTCAGACCTGTAAGGATAATCTTGCAACATGTCAA gaAGAACTTGAAGCTGCAAAATCTGAGATTCAGATGTGGCATTCTTCATTTCAGAATGAGTCCTTCATACCTACTGGAACTTCTCCTG AACCTAAATTAGTGATCGATTATCTTCAGATGCTGAAATCCTCTGAGGAGTCATTGAGAGAACAG CTAGAAAAAGCCAAGAAAAAGGAAGCAGCATTCATTGTAACATTTGCAAAACGAGAGCAAGAAATATCAGAGTTAAAG TCTGCAGTAAGGGAATTAAAAGCGCAACTCAAGCCACCATCAATGCAG GCTAGGAGATTATTACTAGATCCTGCAATTCATGAAGAGTTTACACGTTTAAAG AATTTGGTTgaggagaaggagaaagagCTGAAGGAGAAACAGGATACTATTTCTGCACTCAGTTTCACTCCACAAAGCAAGATGGGTAAGATGCTGATGGCTAAATGCAGGACTCTGCAAGAGGAAAATGAGGAGATTGGAAATCTAGCTTCCGAAGGAAAG ATGCATGAGTTAGCAATGCAACTTGCTTTGCAGAAATCTCAAAATGCAGAACTCAGAAGCCAATTTGAAG GACTGCACAAACATATGGAGGGGCTTACGAATGATGTGGAAAGATCAAATGAAATG GCGCTTATCTTGCAAGAAAAGCTAGAAGAAAAAGATCAAGAGATTGAAAGGTTGAAGAATGAGGCACAACAAAAGAGCGTAATTGAGGaggaaaaggaggaaaaaaCCGATCCAGCTCCTAtccagaaagagagagatgaagagatgattgatggggaaaccaacaactgA
- the LOC115963883 gene encoding uncharacterized protein LOC115963883 isoform X1, which translates to MMGTSEPDDCSFVWDENSQLYFHASSGFYHDPVAGWYYSGRDGLYYKFENGNYVLMESEKSGEGEIDQNKETGYDNPSQDETFRCGSNENCHAFQGDECEVYQCIETTPDENRLGDTECSNSSEPENPPPPSEWLEDTLIELYLSGYSKPVVTDSDHVMMPLETDDALPAEGTSDAYELEGEWCPENHCDVTNSSGNVLDEGASWDEENWRAQYGQVIKSGEEPMPEFEVVDLWDWEKVTGTRKDGKGEVVRLVGRLVRRSAKCHPSMPSGGGLLKTAPICEVHLDLVRVTSGQVYKLRTPNARYLASLSTYDSSNPTKDWGFPELLVDSHSLPFSKSSGNHVSKTADGVSTSKDLSTSPDNLSAFGQQRIHVYRDRAAERRTLHGGFGVGPGQKNSKFDEDEQSSSYASANTEEAAAEALNLSFGAGSYARKLLKGMGWKEGEGLGSTTKGMVEPIQAVGNVGNAGLGWPQGIAKHH; encoded by the exons ATGATGGGTACCTCTGAACCAGACGATTGCTCCTTTGTTTGGGACGAGAATTCTCAGCTCTATTTCCATGCCAG TAGTGGATTTTACCATGACCCAGTTGCTGGATGGTACTATAGTGGTAGAGATGGGCTTTATTACAAGTTTGAGAATGGAAATTATGTGCTTATGGAGTCTGAAAAG AGTGGTGAAGGTGAAATTGATCAGAACAAAGAAACTGGTTATGATAATCCCAGTCAGGATGAAACATTTAGATGTGGCAGCAATGAAAATTGCCATGCATTCCAGGGAGATGAATGTGAAGTTTACCAGTGTATAGAGACTACTCCTGATGAAAACAGGCTAG GCGACACAGAGTGCTCCAACAGTAGTGAACCTGAAAATCCACCTCCTCCATCGGAATG GTTAGAagatacacttattgaactttatTTGTCTGGTTATTCCAAGCCAGTAGTTACTGATTCTGATCATGTGATGATGCCCTTGGAAACAGATGATGCACTGCCCGCTGAAG GGACCAGTGATGCTTATGAGCTGGAAGGAGAATGGTGTCCAGAGAACCATTGTGATGTAACTAATTCAAGTGGAAATGTCTTAGATGAAG GTGCGTCATGGGATGAAGAAAACTGGCGAGCACAGTATGGTCAAGTCATTAAATCTGGGGAAGAGCCAATGCCAGAATTTGAAGTTGTGGATTTATGGGACTGGGAAAAGGTTACAGGGACCAGAAAGGATGGAAAAGGTGAGGTGGTGAGGCTGGTTGGAAGATTAGTGAGAAGGTCTGCCAAGTGTCATCCGTCCATGCCTTCGGGTGGTGGTCTCCTAAAAACTGCCCCAATATGTGAAGTACATCTTGATCTGGTACGAGTCACGTCAG GTCAAGTTTATAAGTTGCGGACACCAAATGCAAGATACCTAGCTTCATTGTCAACTTATGATTCTTCCAACCCAACAAAAGATTGGGGATTCCCTGAATTATTAGTAGATAGTCACTCTCTCCCATTCTCTAAATCTAGTGGAAACCATGTATCAAAAACTGCAGATGGAGTATCCACCAGCAAAGATTTGTCTACATCACCAGATAATCTTTCCGCATTTGGACAG CAGAGAATCCATGTGTATAGGGACAGAGCTGCCGAGAGAAGAACCTTGCATGGGGGTTTTGGAGTGGGCCCTGGACAAAAGAATTCAAAGTTTGatgaagatgaacagtcatcaTCATATGCTTCTGCCAATACAGAAGAAGCTGCAGCCGAGGCCTTGAACTTGTCGTTTGGAGCTGGTAGTTATGCCAGAAAACTTCTGAAAGGCATGGGCTGGAAGGAG GGGGAGGGACTTGGCAGCACTACAAAGGGGATGGTGGAACCAATACAGGCAGTTGGAAACGTTGGTAATGCTGGATTGGGGTGGCCTCAGGGAATAGCAAAGCACCATTGA
- the LOC115963883 gene encoding uncharacterized protein LOC115963883 isoform X2, whose translation MMGTSEPDDCSFVWDENSQLYFHASSGFYHDPVAGWYYSGRDGLYYKFENGNYVLMESEKSGEGEIDQNKETGYDNPSQDETFRCGSNENCHAFQGDECEVYQCIETTPDENRLGDTECSNSSEPENPPPPSEWLEDTLIELYLSGYSKPVVTDSDHVMMPLETDDALPAEGTSDAYELEGEWCPENHCDVTNSSGNVLDEGASWDEENWRAQYGQVIKSGEEPMPEFEVVDLWDWEKVTGTRKDGKGEVVRLVGRLVRRSAKCHPSMPSGGGLLKTAPICEVHLDLVRVTSGQVYKLRTPNARYLASLSTYDSSNPTKDWGFPELLVDSHSLPFSKSSGNHVSKTADGVSTSKDLSTSPDNLSAFGQRIHVYRDRAAERRTLHGGFGVGPGQKNSKFDEDEQSSSYASANTEEAAAEALNLSFGAGSYARKLLKGMGWKEGEGLGSTTKGMVEPIQAVGNVGNAGLGWPQGIAKHH comes from the exons ATGATGGGTACCTCTGAACCAGACGATTGCTCCTTTGTTTGGGACGAGAATTCTCAGCTCTATTTCCATGCCAG TAGTGGATTTTACCATGACCCAGTTGCTGGATGGTACTATAGTGGTAGAGATGGGCTTTATTACAAGTTTGAGAATGGAAATTATGTGCTTATGGAGTCTGAAAAG AGTGGTGAAGGTGAAATTGATCAGAACAAAGAAACTGGTTATGATAATCCCAGTCAGGATGAAACATTTAGATGTGGCAGCAATGAAAATTGCCATGCATTCCAGGGAGATGAATGTGAAGTTTACCAGTGTATAGAGACTACTCCTGATGAAAACAGGCTAG GCGACACAGAGTGCTCCAACAGTAGTGAACCTGAAAATCCACCTCCTCCATCGGAATG GTTAGAagatacacttattgaactttatTTGTCTGGTTATTCCAAGCCAGTAGTTACTGATTCTGATCATGTGATGATGCCCTTGGAAACAGATGATGCACTGCCCGCTGAAG GGACCAGTGATGCTTATGAGCTGGAAGGAGAATGGTGTCCAGAGAACCATTGTGATGTAACTAATTCAAGTGGAAATGTCTTAGATGAAG GTGCGTCATGGGATGAAGAAAACTGGCGAGCACAGTATGGTCAAGTCATTAAATCTGGGGAAGAGCCAATGCCAGAATTTGAAGTTGTGGATTTATGGGACTGGGAAAAGGTTACAGGGACCAGAAAGGATGGAAAAGGTGAGGTGGTGAGGCTGGTTGGAAGATTAGTGAGAAGGTCTGCCAAGTGTCATCCGTCCATGCCTTCGGGTGGTGGTCTCCTAAAAACTGCCCCAATATGTGAAGTACATCTTGATCTGGTACGAGTCACGTCAG GTCAAGTTTATAAGTTGCGGACACCAAATGCAAGATACCTAGCTTCATTGTCAACTTATGATTCTTCCAACCCAACAAAAGATTGGGGATTCCCTGAATTATTAGTAGATAGTCACTCTCTCCCATTCTCTAAATCTAGTGGAAACCATGTATCAAAAACTGCAGATGGAGTATCCACCAGCAAAGATTTGTCTACATCACCAGATAATCTTTCCGCATTTGGACAG AGAATCCATGTGTATAGGGACAGAGCTGCCGAGAGAAGAACCTTGCATGGGGGTTTTGGAGTGGGCCCTGGACAAAAGAATTCAAAGTTTGatgaagatgaacagtcatcaTCATATGCTTCTGCCAATACAGAAGAAGCTGCAGCCGAGGCCTTGAACTTGTCGTTTGGAGCTGGTAGTTATGCCAGAAAACTTCTGAAAGGCATGGGCTGGAAGGAG GGGGAGGGACTTGGCAGCACTACAAAGGGGATGGTGGAACCAATACAGGCAGTTGGAAACGTTGGTAATGCTGGATTGGGGTGGCCTCAGGGAATAGCAAAGCACCATTGA